The following are encoded in a window of Brevibacillus sp. DP1.3A genomic DNA:
- a CDS encoding phosphotransferase family protein, which yields MDEKWTRLIHNMNPSAKLLRAWELKGGISAQVTALEIETPDGTKKKVVVREHGQADLKRNPQIASDEFKLLQILKSAGLPTPTPYHLEASSDMFPTPCLVIEFIEGQTVTAPADLSSFLQQAAEVLTRIHSVDTSRLAGTYLPKQEEAITEKLHKRPTILDKSLDEGLIREVLESVWPLSQANAASLLHGDFWPGNTMWKEEKLAAVIDWEDAAIGDPLSDLGNARLEILWAFGVEAMNDFTLYYQSASKTLDYTQLPNWDLCAALRPASNLSDWGLEKSIEKTMRERHSLFVMQACEKLGIPYKRHATDESLE from the coding sequence ATGGATGAGAAATGGACGCGCCTGATACATAACATGAATCCGTCAGCCAAGCTCCTTCGTGCATGGGAGCTAAAAGGAGGGATCTCTGCACAGGTCACCGCGCTAGAAATAGAGACCCCTGACGGCACAAAGAAAAAAGTAGTCGTCCGCGAGCACGGTCAGGCTGACCTCAAGCGAAATCCGCAGATCGCATCAGATGAATTCAAACTTTTGCAAATACTGAAGTCCGCTGGCTTGCCGACTCCAACGCCTTATCACCTCGAAGCATCCAGCGATATGTTTCCCACACCGTGTCTTGTCATCGAATTCATAGAAGGACAGACAGTCACTGCACCAGCCGACTTGTCCAGCTTTTTGCAACAAGCAGCTGAGGTGCTGACTCGCATCCATTCGGTAGACACTTCTAGACTGGCGGGTACTTATTTGCCAAAACAAGAAGAAGCGATAACGGAAAAGCTCCACAAAAGACCTACGATCCTGGACAAATCATTGGATGAGGGACTCATTCGCGAAGTGCTGGAGTCCGTTTGGCCACTGTCGCAAGCGAATGCAGCATCGCTTTTGCATGGCGATTTCTGGCCGGGAAATACGATGTGGAAGGAAGAGAAGCTGGCTGCTGTCATCGATTGGGAGGACGCTGCGATCGGCGACCCCTTATCTGATCTCGGCAATGCCAGACTGGAGATTTTGTGGGCATTTGGAGTGGAGGCCATGAATGACTTTACCCTTTACTACCAATCTGCCAGCAAGACACTCGATTACACCCAGCTTCCGAACTGGGATTTGTGTGCCGCACTGCGACCAGCTTCGAACCTATCTGATTGGGGATTGGAAAAAAGTATTGAGAAAACCATGCGCGAGCGACATTCTCTATTCGTGATGCAGGCGTGTGAAAAACTAGGCATTCCGTATAAAAGACATGCCACTGATGAGAGCCTCGAATAA
- a CDS encoding ABC transporter substrate-binding protein: MKKRLSQIISTLLLGTLLVTGCSSEGSAPATSTQTATPSTEASAPAASKVQDIKDGINLATDLSKLPEAAAKRTDTFIAGLTEPGGVFNPFFYHNGYDGNVSSAIFESLVDVDATGKPVSKLAEKWDVSPDQLTYTFHLRPNLKFSDGSPLTAEDVAFTLTILHDKTYDGETDIFIASIKGGREYKEGKTNTIEGIKVIDPQTIQITTEKVNAKSLVLLGGQVLSKAYYGKEYKPGNLEYLRTLHGKPLGAGPYKFEAYIPGQEVRYLANEHYYAGKPQVEHFIYKTTEGDALQFIQTGEMDYNSFTVNSDNIEQLQELGYVNINLYTSSAYSYIKFNHSKPFFKDKRVRQAFIYGLDRQKILDLTYQGYAQVANVPISPVSWAYTEDVNPYAYNPEKAKQLLEEAGWKPGADGIREKDGQKLVVHYYTTKGKLGEVLIPIAKENYKELGIQFEAEMMDYNAVLARTEKGDHDLASFSTTMLIDPDDGVDAFSTKKGKSGFTGTNGYSNAKVDELLEAGLSTLDIEKRKAIYKDLYKELSDDPPYIFLGYRKILSAHNGKIKGLEPNPFTGISTSLPSIKME; the protein is encoded by the coding sequence ATGAAAAAAAGGCTTTCGCAAATCATTTCAACTTTGTTGCTAGGGACGCTACTGGTCACAGGTTGCAGCTCCGAAGGCAGTGCGCCGGCTACCTCGACACAAACGGCAACTCCGTCGACAGAAGCATCAGCACCCGCTGCCAGCAAGGTGCAAGACATAAAAGACGGCATCAATTTGGCTACGGATTTATCCAAGCTGCCGGAAGCAGCAGCCAAAAGAACCGATACATTCATTGCGGGATTGACGGAGCCAGGCGGCGTGTTTAACCCGTTTTTTTACCACAACGGCTACGATGGCAACGTCTCCTCAGCGATCTTCGAATCACTGGTGGATGTCGATGCGACAGGAAAGCCAGTATCCAAGCTCGCGGAAAAATGGGACGTATCTCCTGACCAGCTCACGTATACGTTCCACCTGAGACCGAATCTGAAATTCAGTGATGGTTCACCTCTGACGGCAGAGGATGTAGCCTTTACACTGACGATTCTGCACGACAAAACGTACGACGGTGAAACGGACATTTTCATAGCAAGTATCAAGGGTGGTCGTGAATACAAGGAAGGCAAAACGAACACGATCGAAGGAATCAAGGTGATTGATCCACAGACGATCCAGATCACGACGGAGAAAGTGAACGCCAAATCTCTCGTCCTGTTAGGCGGACAGGTGCTCTCCAAGGCGTACTACGGCAAGGAGTACAAACCAGGCAATCTGGAGTATCTCCGTACCTTGCATGGCAAGCCATTGGGAGCTGGACCTTACAAATTCGAGGCGTACATTCCTGGACAAGAAGTCCGCTATCTCGCAAACGAACACTATTATGCGGGCAAGCCGCAAGTCGAACATTTTATCTACAAGACGACCGAGGGCGACGCTTTGCAGTTCATCCAGACAGGGGAAATGGATTACAACTCCTTTACCGTCAACTCGGATAACATTGAGCAGCTGCAAGAGCTGGGATACGTGAATATCAATCTGTACACATCCAGTGCCTATTCGTACATCAAATTCAATCATTCCAAGCCATTTTTCAAAGACAAGCGCGTCCGCCAAGCCTTCATCTACGGACTGGATCGCCAAAAGATTTTGGACTTGACCTACCAAGGATACGCGCAAGTCGCCAATGTACCGATCAGTCCTGTTTCGTGGGCCTATACGGAGGATGTCAATCCGTACGCATACAATCCGGAAAAGGCGAAGCAGCTCCTGGAGGAAGCGGGCTGGAAGCCGGGCGCGGACGGTATCCGTGAAAAAGACGGGCAGAAGCTAGTCGTGCATTACTACACGACAAAAGGAAAGCTGGGAGAGGTTCTGATCCCGATTGCCAAAGAAAACTACAAAGAGTTGGGCATCCAGTTTGAAGCGGAAATGATGGACTACAACGCCGTTTTGGCACGGACGGAAAAAGGAGATCACGACCTCGCTTCGTTCTCGACCACAATGCTGATCGATCCAGATGACGGTGTAGATGCCTTCTCGACGAAAAAGGGCAAGAGCGGATTTACCGGAACGAATGGCTACTCCAATGCCAAAGTAGACGAATTGTTGGAAGCAGGTCTATCTACGCTGGACATTGAGAAGCGCAAAGCGATCTACAAAGACCTGTACAAAGAGCTGAGCGATGACCCACCATACATCTTCCTCGGCTACCGCAAAATTTTGTCTGCGCACAACGGCAAGATCAAGGGCTTGGAACCGAATCCGTTCACGGGCATTTCGACCAGCCTGCCTAGTATCAAAATGGAGTAA
- a CDS encoding ABC transporter permease yields MTSYFLKRVFYMALTLFGASILIFFLYALTPGDFVDTSPKLTAERKLELKAMYGLDKPVVERYFIWMKNALQGDFGYSLQYQQPVMSLLNDYIWNSFLLAITSTFFTWLIAISIGVLSAARQHSWFDALVTIGVFAAMSLPVFFVGLLFIKLFAVDAKLFPAGGMMTIGSKETGLAYAWDVVQHMFLPVMVLTLLSVGTLTRYFRTNMLEVIQQDFVRTARAKGLKEKVVLHKHALRNALLPAITLLGFELPALFGGAIITEKIFNWPGVGQLYMQAFSVRDYPLLMGFTMFLAILTVIGNLSADLLYRVADPRVRLK; encoded by the coding sequence ATGACGTCCTACTTCCTGAAAAGGGTCTTTTACATGGCATTGACGCTCTTCGGCGCATCCATTTTGATTTTTTTCCTGTATGCCCTAACGCCCGGTGATTTCGTCGATACGAGTCCCAAGCTGACAGCCGAACGAAAGCTGGAGCTAAAAGCGATGTACGGGCTGGATAAGCCTGTCGTCGAACGGTATTTCATCTGGATGAAAAACGCCCTCCAAGGCGATTTTGGTTATTCCCTGCAGTACCAGCAGCCGGTGATGTCGCTGTTGAACGATTACATCTGGAATTCGTTTTTGCTGGCGATTACCTCCACCTTTTTTACGTGGCTGATCGCAATCTCAATCGGAGTTCTGTCTGCTGCAAGGCAACATTCCTGGTTCGATGCGCTCGTGACGATCGGTGTTTTTGCTGCGATGTCGCTGCCTGTCTTTTTCGTTGGACTACTGTTTATCAAGTTGTTTGCCGTTGATGCCAAGCTGTTTCCCGCAGGGGGCATGATGACGATCGGCAGCAAGGAAACAGGGCTTGCCTATGCGTGGGACGTGGTTCAGCACATGTTTTTGCCTGTGATGGTGCTGACTTTGCTGAGCGTGGGGACGCTGACTCGCTATTTCCGCACGAACATGCTGGAGGTTATTCAACAAGACTTCGTGCGCACAGCCCGGGCAAAAGGACTGAAGGAAAAAGTCGTCCTGCACAAGCACGCGCTGCGGAATGCGCTCCTGCCCGCCATTACACTGCTAGGCTTTGAGCTGCCAGCATTGTTCGGTGGGGCGATCATCACGGAAAAAATCTTTAACTGGCCCGGTGTCGGACAGTTGTACATGCAGGCGTTTTCTGTACGGGACTACCCGCTCTTGATGGGCTTTACGATGTTCCTGGCGATTCTCACCGTCATTGGAAACTTATCTGCTGATTTGCTGTACAGAGTGGCTGACCCGCGGGTTCGGTTGAAATAG
- the opp4C gene encoding oligopeptide ABC transporter permease translates to MASTVSEVAEVTRPEQVALRSSLWHEAFLRLKKKRLAMVGLVFLLVMAVVCFIGPFFSPYASGKINTAMINKPPSFSHWLGTDSLGRDILTRLMQAGRISLTVGIASMVLSVSIGALLGALAGFYRGWVDQVIMRVADVLMTIPGLPLLFIMGAVLSEWKIPTDYRIYIVMVMLSLIGWPGLARMVRSQMLTLRESEFMQAAEVLGLRDRRKLFFHLLPNLTPLLIVVATLNVGGAILSESVLSYFGLGVVPPTPTWGNMMDAANTLIDFQKRPWLWVPPGIAIFATVISINLLGDGLRDALDPKQRR, encoded by the coding sequence ATGGCATCAACGGTAAGTGAAGTAGCGGAGGTGACGAGACCAGAGCAGGTAGCGTTACGTTCTTCCTTGTGGCACGAGGCGTTTTTGCGATTGAAAAAGAAGCGTCTGGCGATGGTTGGACTTGTGTTTTTACTCGTCATGGCAGTGGTATGTTTCATCGGTCCGTTTTTTTCTCCGTATGCATCCGGCAAGATTAATACGGCCATGATCAACAAGCCGCCAAGCTTCTCCCATTGGCTCGGGACGGACAGCTTGGGCAGAGACATTTTGACGCGGTTGATGCAGGCTGGCCGAATCTCGCTGACAGTCGGCATTGCTTCCATGGTGCTCTCCGTTTCCATTGGCGCCCTTCTCGGGGCACTGGCTGGCTTTTACCGTGGGTGGGTCGATCAAGTGATCATGCGGGTAGCAGACGTACTCATGACCATTCCCGGTCTGCCGCTCTTGTTTATTATGGGCGCAGTCCTCTCCGAGTGGAAAATCCCGACCGACTACCGCATTTACATCGTCATGGTCATGCTGAGCCTGATCGGCTGGCCCGGCTTGGCGCGAATGGTCCGCAGCCAGATGCTCACCCTGCGTGAAAGTGAATTCATGCAAGCAGCAGAAGTACTCGGTCTGCGCGACAGACGCAAGTTGTTCTTCCACTTGCTGCCCAATCTGACACCGCTCTTGATTGTAGTTGCCACCTTGAACGTCGGTGGTGCGATCCTAAGTGAATCTGTATTATCGTACTTCGGCCTCGGAGTCGTCCCACCAACACCCACATGGGGCAACATGATGGATGCGGCGAACACACTGATCGATTTTCAGAAAAGACCGTGGCTGTGGGTTCCTCCGGGTATAGCTATTTTTGCTACCGTTATCTCGATTAATCTGCTGGGGGATGGATTACGAGATGCTTTGGACCCGAAGCAGAGACGTTGA
- a CDS encoding ABC transporter ATP-binding protein, which produces MSALVEIQNLSTYFKSEQGVVKAVDALDLRVYEGETVCIVGESGCGKSAAAMSLMGLIPEAVGSIVSGEIWFAGRDLRKVSKEEMRKLRGNELAMIFQEPMSSLNPVLTIGEQIMEPIVEHQGLSKKVAQARAVELIELVGIPRAKEIAKSYPHELSGGMLQRIMIAIAISCNPRLLIADEPTTALDVTIQAQILDLLRKIKEEAQTAILFITHDLGVVAEMADHVVVMYAGKVVEVSPVVKLFEEPKHPYTQGLLRSKPVLNQRRAKLYSIPGQVPNPTTLGESCYFLDRCDQCLDICRVKQPPLRDGGEGRKVACWLYEEEIARGQ; this is translated from the coding sequence ATGAGTGCTTTAGTCGAAATCCAAAATTTAAGCACCTACTTCAAGTCCGAACAAGGCGTGGTCAAAGCAGTCGATGCCCTCGATCTGCGCGTATATGAGGGCGAGACAGTATGCATCGTAGGCGAGTCGGGCTGCGGCAAAAGCGCGGCAGCCATGTCATTGATGGGACTAATCCCAGAGGCGGTAGGCAGTATCGTTTCGGGTGAGATATGGTTTGCAGGCCGTGATCTGCGAAAAGTCAGCAAAGAAGAAATGCGAAAGCTCCGCGGCAATGAGCTGGCAATGATTTTTCAGGAGCCGATGTCGTCACTCAATCCCGTATTGACCATCGGTGAGCAGATCATGGAGCCGATCGTGGAGCATCAAGGTCTAAGCAAAAAAGTAGCTCAAGCGCGAGCCGTTGAGTTGATCGAGCTAGTCGGAATCCCGCGGGCAAAAGAAATCGCCAAATCGTACCCCCATGAATTGAGCGGGGGTATGCTGCAACGCATTATGATTGCCATCGCAATATCCTGCAATCCCCGCCTGCTGATCGCCGATGAGCCGACGACTGCTTTGGATGTGACCATTCAGGCGCAAATTCTCGATCTGCTGCGCAAAATCAAGGAGGAAGCCCAAACTGCGATTCTTTTTATCACGCATGATCTGGGTGTCGTAGCGGAAATGGCCGATCACGTAGTTGTGATGTACGCAGGGAAAGTGGTAGAGGTGTCTCCTGTTGTCAAGCTGTTCGAGGAGCCGAAGCATCCGTATACACAAGGCTTACTTCGCTCCAAGCCTGTGTTGAATCAACGCAGAGCCAAGCTGTATTCCATCCCTGGTCAAGTACCGAATCCGACGACACTCGGTGAATCGTGCTATTTTCTTGACCGCTGCGATCAGTGCTTGGACATTTGCCGGGTGAAGCAGCCGCCTCTGCGCGATGGGGGAGAAGGCAGAAAGGTCGCGTGCTGGTTGTATGAGGAGGAGATCGCCCGTGGACAATAA